From Priestia aryabhattai, one genomic window encodes:
- a CDS encoding SA1362 family protein, which produces MRRPFVKPLVYGLIGLGVIGFAFTLITDPAVLLRQAGYIFLFIILFYLVYRFILRPSQTKGQDRGYVRAVKQSKLRQKEKERGSNKVDMHTYRSSNKRPVAKSTKPLKKKKNNSHLTVIEGKKGKKKNRAFF; this is translated from the coding sequence ATGAGACGTCCATTCGTGAAACCACTTGTATATGGTCTAATCGGGTTAGGAGTCATTGGCTTTGCATTTACGTTGATTACAGATCCAGCTGTTTTATTACGTCAAGCAGGTTATATTTTTCTGTTTATCATTTTGTTTTACTTAGTTTATCGGTTTATTCTCCGCCCTTCTCAGACAAAAGGTCAAGATAGAGGCTATGTGCGCGCGGTAAAGCAATCAAAACTGCGTCAAAAAGAAAAAGAGCGAGGCAGCAACAAAGTTGATATGCATACGTACCGAAGCTCAAATAAGCGCCCGGTAGCCAAATCAACGAAACCGCTAAAGAAAAAGAAAAACAACTCACACTTGACCGTCATCGAAGGTAAAAAAGGAAAAAAGAAAAATAGAGCATTCTTTTAA
- a CDS encoding DUF1385 domain-containing protein, whose amino-acid sequence MSKLQKPAYGGQAVIEGVMFGGKRMMVTAIRRKDQSIDYFHSKRKSNSVLTALKKILFLRGIAAIVEASANGTQHLNFSSERYDVNPEDDVQVAAEQQKEKKESKLSLIFGVATIGVISFLFGKVLFTLIPVFLAQLTRPVFTSSVAQVFIEGVFKLLLLLGYIYVISQTPLIKRVFQYHGAEHKVINAYENNAELTVEAVQAQSRLHYRCGSSFILFTVVVGMFVYLLVPTDPLWLRIVDRLALIPVVLGLSFEVLQLTNKVRHVPLLRFLGYPGLWLQLLTTKEPKDDQVEVAIASFKELLRVENELSSTTDEQVV is encoded by the coding sequence ATGTCTAAATTACAAAAACCTGCGTATGGTGGTCAAGCCGTTATAGAAGGTGTCATGTTCGGTGGCAAACGTATGATGGTGACGGCCATTCGCCGCAAAGATCAATCTATTGATTATTTTCATTCAAAAAGAAAATCAAATTCCGTACTCACTGCTTTGAAAAAAATTCTTTTTTTACGAGGAATTGCTGCTATTGTTGAAGCCAGTGCAAACGGTACGCAGCACTTGAACTTTTCCTCTGAACGCTACGACGTGAATCCAGAAGATGATGTTCAAGTAGCAGCAGAACAACAAAAAGAGAAAAAAGAATCAAAACTATCTTTAATATTTGGCGTTGCAACTATTGGTGTAATATCCTTTCTTTTCGGGAAAGTACTATTTACATTGATTCCTGTGTTTTTAGCACAATTGACACGTCCTGTTTTCACTTCAAGTGTAGCTCAAGTTTTTATTGAAGGAGTATTTAAACTATTATTGCTCCTTGGCTATATTTATGTGATTTCACAAACGCCACTTATTAAACGGGTGTTTCAATATCATGGAGCAGAACACAAGGTCATTAATGCATATGAAAACAATGCTGAACTTACGGTAGAAGCCGTTCAAGCACAATCTCGACTTCATTATCGCTGCGGAAGTAGCTTTATCCTCTTTACCGTAGTTGTAGGAATGTTTGTCTACCTACTAGTTCCAACGGATCCTCTTTGGCTACGAATTGTGGATCGCCTTGCATTAATTCCAGTTGTCCTTGGTTTATCATTTGAAGTGTTACAGTTAACCAATAAAGTTCGTCATGTCCCTCTTCTTCGCTTTTTAGGTTATCCCGGTTTATGGCTTCAGCTTTTAACAACCAAAGAACCAAAAGATGATCAAGTTGAAGTTGCGATTGCTTCATTCAAAGAACTTTTACGCGTTGAAAATGAACTTTCTTCTACCACTGACGAACAAGTTGTCTAA
- a CDS encoding patatin-like phospholipase family protein — MYVDGVFSGGGIKGLALIGALQALEEKGLIFRRLAGTSAGSIICAFVAAGYTSEEIIEMMNEIELSSFLDQRMSFLPSSLTKWLFLYWKMGLYKGERLEKWIAEKLRGRGIRTFADLPDQSLRIIASDLTNSTMLVLPDDLPKYQIDPNRFSVARAVRMSCSIPYFFEPVKLKSTPSSLIVDGGVLSNFPIFLFEDDKSLKKRPVIGVKLSPKDEERERNKIKNAVSLFSALFETMKDAHDARHISKRHEKNIIFLPVNQVFATEFTLTEERKEELIAFGKKRTRAFLKKWCY; from the coding sequence GTGTACGTCGACGGAGTGTTTTCGGGTGGCGGTATTAAAGGGCTTGCACTGATTGGCGCTTTACAAGCTCTAGAAGAAAAAGGCTTGATCTTTCGGCGGTTAGCCGGAACGAGTGCGGGTTCCATTATTTGTGCATTTGTAGCAGCCGGTTATACAAGTGAAGAAATTATCGAAATGATGAATGAAATTGAATTATCTTCTTTTTTAGATCAGCGAATGTCCTTTTTACCATCAAGCTTGACGAAATGGCTGTTTTTATATTGGAAAATGGGATTATATAAAGGGGAAAGGCTTGAAAAGTGGATTGCTGAGAAATTGCGGGGCAGAGGAATTCGTACATTTGCTGATTTGCCTGATCAATCGCTGCGTATTATTGCTTCAGATTTGACCAACAGTACGATGCTTGTTCTTCCAGATGATTTGCCTAAATATCAAATCGACCCGAATCGTTTTTCTGTAGCAAGAGCTGTTCGAATGAGCTGCAGCATTCCGTATTTTTTTGAGCCAGTTAAATTAAAATCTACCCCAAGCAGTTTAATAGTCGACGGGGGCGTGTTAAGCAACTTTCCAATTTTTCTATTTGAGGATGATAAAAGTCTTAAGAAACGACCGGTAATTGGTGTGAAGCTGAGCCCGAAGGATGAAGAAAGGGAGCGGAATAAAATCAAAAATGCCGTTAGTTTATTCAGTGCTCTTTTTGAGACGATGAAAGATGCGCACGATGCGAGACATATTTCAAAACGCCACGAAAAAAATATTATCTTTTTACCAGTTAATCAAGTTTTTGCGACAGAATTTACCCTCACAGAAGAACGGAAGGAAGAGCTGATTGCGTTTGGTAAAAAGCGTACAAGGGCATTTTTGAAAAAATGGTGCTATTAA